A single window of Aspergillus puulaauensis MK2 DNA, chromosome 5, nearly complete sequence DNA harbors:
- a CDS encoding uncharacterized protein (COG:S;~EggNog:ENOG410Q12Q;~InterPro:IPR011009,IPR002575;~PFAM:PF01636) encodes MASSRKIPPSSRLPSAAPLCVSEPVNNNARYRYLTLLAVKILERFRPRHGNVLMLTSKLCVKYGRRVDLSEASTMQFISRNTSIPVPKVLCAFKHSGRTYILMERISGEIIGSGWLKRSEQSKTTLLAQLAKMVTEMRELPPPEGMGIASVDGGSLYDCRVPGQSLRFGPFSTAQEFHRHLRRGMEFDPRLDAEVQDLVKQQDGSWPLVFTHGDLSSLNILVRGEDIVGLIDWETAGWYPSYWEYTCAYQVNPQNTFWVDEIDKFLQPIPDELAMEKLRQKYFGDV; translated from the coding sequence ATGGCGTCGAGCCGAAAGATCCCTCCTTCGTCGCGCTTACCCTCAGCAGCTCCACTGTGCGTATCCGAGCCTGTCAACAACAATGCCCGGTATCGGTACTTGACACTCTTAGCAGTTAAGATTCTTGAACGCTTTCGGCCGCGCCATGGGAACGTTCTCATGCTAACAAGCAAACTATGTGTGAAGTACGGGCGCCGCGTGGACTTATCAGAGGCCTCGACAATGCAGTTCATATCTCGGAATACGTCTATACCGGTTCCAAAAGTTCTGTGTGCATTCAAACACTCTGGGCGGACGTATATACTGATGGAAAGGATTAGCGGGGAGATAATTGGCAGTGGGTGGTTGAAGCGAAGTGAGCAGTCCAAGACGACACTCCTTGCGCAGTTGGCGAAGATGGTCACCGAGATGCGGGAGCTTCCGCCTCCGGAGGGTATGGGGATTGCTTCTGTTGATGGCGGATCGCTTTATGACTGCCGTGTTCCAGGACAGTCTTTGCGCTTTGGGCCTTTTAGTACTGCACAGGAATTCCATCGGCATTTACGAAGAGGCATGGAATTTGATCCGAGACTTGACGCCGAGGTCCAAGATTTGGTTAAACAACAAGACGGCTCTTGGCCTCTGGTATTCACTCATGGTGATTTAAGCAGTCTGAATATTCTTGTTCGCGGAGAGGATATAGTTGGTCTTATTGATTGGGAGACCGCTGGATGGTATCCCTCATATTGGGAATACACCTGTGCCTACCAAGTCAATCCGCAAAACACCTTTTGGGTTGATGAGATTGACAAGTTCCTACAGCCCATACCTGATGAGCTGGCGATGGAAAAGCTCCGTCAGAAATACTTCGGAGATGTCTGA
- a CDS encoding uncharacterized protein (TransMembrane:1 (i81-101o)) yields MAQRFRREDGSTILLHGRASRSAGSLKKYVSISGHLRWSKPREIKHNCWEILFLAHWWVPCILQPRTAFGKGLEMSFEMMLFFAAVSFQFIVDGGVVFVGYTTLLYPTAIDGNSAQFHLVASDER; encoded by the coding sequence ATGGCCCAGCGTTTTCGAAGGGAAGATGGTAGCACGATACTTCTACATGGCCGAGCTTCAAGATCTGCCGGTTCACTGAAGAAATACGTCTCTATTTCAGGCCATCTGCGTTGGTCGAAACCACGAGAGATAAAGCACAACTGCTGGGAAAtactcttcctcgcccatTGGTGGGTGCCTTGCATCTTGCAACCCCGGACCGCATTCGGTAAAGGCTTGGAGATGTCATTTGAAATGATGCTATTTTTTGCGGCTGTTTCGTTCCAATTTATTGTTGATGGTGGCGTCGTTTTCGTCGGATACACCACCTTACTATATCCCACCGCCATCGATGGGAACTCGGCTCAGTTTCACCTTGTTGCCTCAGATGAACGCTAA
- a CDS encoding NAD(P)/FAD-dependent oxidoreductase (COG:S;~EggNog:ENOG410PVZW;~InterPro:IPR006076,IPR036188;~PFAM:PF01266;~go_function: GO:0016491 - oxidoreductase activity [Evidence IEA];~go_process: GO:0055114 - oxidation-reduction process [Evidence IEA]) — MQTNNNPLRQHYDVVIVGGATTGSSIAWHLSTTPDFEGSVLVVERDPSLEYSATKASNNCMRQQFATAINVQIARYAADFVKRFGAEFPPDPRDVPFTPSIRDFGYLYLSDSEKFTDVLKKDQELQASLGAGTKIISKREIKDKYPFLYTDDLDSASLNLVDEGAFNAWGMVQWLRSTARHNGVEYITNEVIGAELEGGKKVKGIKLKTGEEITVDTLVNAAGTRAASVSKIAGIPALPVEARRRYTYIFSVDESLPQDLPLTIDPSGVHLRSYGVKDYLVGCPPIGPDTAVDVDDFSFAENAWEEKILPVITHRVPQFATAQVTDSWLGHYEFNTFDHNAIVGPHSEISNFLFCVGFSGHGSQQAPACGRGVAELIVYGKFQTLDLGALSYKRIVQNQPLTERAVI; from the coding sequence ATGCAAACgaacaacaaccccctccGCCAGCACTAcgacgtcgtcatcgtcggcggcgcaaCCACCggctcctccatcgcctgGCACCTAtccacaaccccagactTCGAGGGCTCAGTGCTCGTTGTCGAGCGAGACCCGTCACTGGAGTACTCCGCCACAAAGGCCAGCAACAACTGCATGCGCCAGCAATTCGCAACCGCCATCAACGTCCAGATTGCGCGATACGCAGCGGACTTTGTGAAGCGTTTCGGTGCGGAGTTTCCTCCAGACCCTCGCGATGTCCCATTTACGCCGTCTATTCGCGACTTTGGATATCTTTACCTGTCTGATTCGGAGAAGTTCACAGATGTCTTGAAGAAGGACCAGGAGTTGCAGGCTAGCCTGGGGGCAGGTACCAAGATCATATCAAAGAGAGAGATAAAGGATAAATATCCATTCCTTTATACTGATGACCTCGACAGCGCGAGTCTGAATCTCGTTGACGAAGGCGCATTCAACGCCTGGGGCATGGTCCAATGGCTACGCAGCACAGCCCGCCATAACGGCGTCGAGTACATCACGAACGAAGTCATCGGCGCAGAGCTAGAAGGTGGCAAGAAGGTGAAAGGCATCAAACTTAAAACCGGAGAGGAAATCACCGTCGACACCCTGGTCAACGCCGCAGGGACCCGCGCTGCCTCTGTCTCCAAGATAGCTGGGATCCCTGCCCTCCCTGTCGAGGCTCGACGGCGCTACACTTACATCTTCTCTGTTGATGAAAGTCTACCCCAGGATCTCCCCTTGACGATTGACCCATCAGGCGTCCATCTCCGGTCTTACGGTGTCAAGGACTACCTCGTGGGCTGTCCGCCCATCGGGCCCGATACAGCCGTGGACGTAGACGATTTCAGCTTCGCAGAGAATGCATGGGAGGAGAAGATTCTCCCTGTTATCACGCACAGGGTTCCTCAATTCGCTACTGCACAGGTGACCGATTCCTGGTTGGGTCATTATGAGTTTAACACGTTCGACCATAATGCTATCGTTGGACCGCATAGTGAAATCAGcaactttcttttctgtgtTGGCTTTTCGGGACATGGGAGCCAGCAGGCGCCGGCTTGTGGGCGTGGTGTTGCTGAGTTGATTGTCTATGGGAAGTTTCAGACGCTGGATCTCGGTGCGCTTTCGTATAAGAGGATTGTTCAGAATCAGCCTTTGACGGAGAGGGCGGTTATATAg